In a single window of the Amycolatopsis sp. cg5 genome:
- a CDS encoding response regulator: MRPVIRTVLAEDGTLLREGLAALLGRFGFEVVAAVGDAEALLSAVDAHEPDLVVTDIRMPPGFSDEGLRAIVQLRQDRPELRAVALSQFVEPSYASDLLDSGGGVGIGYLLKDRVGDVLDFVAVLRRVAAGETVVDPEVVRKLLKRGATPLSALTNREHEVLALIAEGCSNAGIAEHLVVTEAAVTKHIGNIFTKLGLAPGEDRNRRVLATLTYLRDGARLDRARNAKPDRA, encoded by the coding sequence ATGCGGCCAGTGATCCGGACCGTCCTCGCCGAGGACGGCACGCTGCTGCGCGAAGGTCTCGCCGCCTTGCTCGGCCGCTTCGGCTTCGAGGTGGTGGCCGCGGTCGGCGACGCGGAAGCACTGCTCTCGGCCGTCGACGCGCACGAACCCGACCTCGTCGTCACCGACATCCGCATGCCACCGGGGTTCTCCGACGAAGGACTGCGCGCGATCGTGCAGTTGCGCCAGGACCGCCCGGAGCTGCGGGCGGTGGCGCTGAGCCAGTTCGTCGAACCGAGCTATGCCTCGGACCTGCTCGATTCCGGCGGCGGCGTCGGCATCGGCTACCTGCTCAAGGACCGCGTCGGCGACGTGCTGGACTTCGTCGCCGTCCTGCGCCGGGTGGCTGCGGGTGAGACCGTCGTCGATCCGGAGGTGGTGCGCAAGCTGCTGAAACGCGGCGCCACGCCGCTGTCCGCGCTGACGAACCGGGAACACGAGGTGCTTGCCCTGATCGCGGAGGGCTGCTCCAACGCGGGCATCGCGGAGCACCTCGTCGTCACCGAAGCCGCGGTGACCAAGCACATCGGCAACATCTTCACGAAGCTCGGGCTCGCGCCCGGCGAGGACCGCAACCGGCGCGTGCTCGCCACGCTCACCTACCTGCGCGATGGCGCCCGGCTCGACCGTGCCCGAAATGCGAAGCCCGACCGGGCCTGA
- a CDS encoding peptidase inhibitor family I36 protein — MRSPLKIGAIAAVLCLPLSSQVAAAATDSHAQCDAVTDAYCGWTGTGYSGGFYLWQKSTGNTGVAIRSLWNKRGSWVVVYSGTNYTGSRYTVNAGASALALPFDVWSIASSG; from the coding sequence TTGCGTTCACCATTGAAAATCGGCGCCATCGCCGCCGTTCTCTGCCTGCCGTTGTCCAGCCAGGTCGCCGCCGCGGCGACGGACTCCCACGCCCAATGCGACGCGGTGACCGACGCCTACTGCGGCTGGACCGGAACCGGCTACAGCGGCGGGTTCTACCTGTGGCAGAAGTCGACCGGCAACACCGGCGTCGCCATCCGCTCCCTGTGGAACAAGCGGGGATCCTGGGTGGTGGTCTACTCCGGCACCAACTACACCGGCAGCCGGTACACCGTCAACGCCGGCGCCTCGGCGCTGGCACTGCCGTTCGACGTCTGGTCGATCGCCAGCAGCGGCTGA
- a CDS encoding sensor histidine kinase, which yields MSARTIWGSLALRRFLLTRWPWRGLAYVLSTPLAAIPAAVPLAMLCLPWLYLLSRFPVTLDETVLAVLAGLLLITAAGPLVALPVARLERLRLRLVHNGPVRGPHPAAGWKHRYTSASSWRELGYLVALVLAAVPSVALILVMLMILSLIISPLVVAPGRPLALGLGQASTVAEALPYSLLGVALIPVALYLAAALASLHAAVAKTLLSGEGLRLELVEVSRSRERLVTAFEAERRRIERDLHDGAQVRLVSLILQLGLAKVEMPPDSPGSVSVAAAHTQAKQLLTELREFIHDIHPQVLSDLGLPAALHDLADRATTPVTVACAIPDRLSTVVESAAYFVVAEALSNAGKHSQATEIHVTAKVGHATLTVEVTDNGRGGADTAAGSGLTGLADRTAAIGGTLSLSSPIGGPTTVRAEFPCGQ from the coding sequence ATGTCCGCTCGCACCATCTGGGGTTCGCTCGCGCTGCGCCGGTTTCTGCTGACCCGCTGGCCGTGGCGTGGCTTGGCGTACGTGCTGAGCACGCCACTGGCCGCCATCCCGGCCGCCGTCCCGCTCGCCATGCTGTGCCTGCCCTGGCTGTACCTGCTTTCCCGGTTCCCGGTCACGCTGGACGAAACCGTACTCGCGGTGCTCGCCGGGCTGCTGCTGATCACGGCGGCAGGCCCGCTGGTGGCGCTGCCGGTGGCTCGGCTCGAACGCCTGCGGCTGCGGCTGGTCCACAACGGACCGGTCCGCGGGCCGCACCCCGCGGCGGGCTGGAAACACCGATACACCTCGGCGTCGAGCTGGCGGGAACTCGGCTACCTGGTCGCGCTGGTGCTCGCCGCGGTGCCGAGCGTCGCACTCATCCTGGTCATGCTGATGATCCTTTCGCTGATCATCAGCCCGCTGGTGGTCGCGCCCGGCCGTCCGCTCGCGCTCGGTCTCGGGCAGGCGAGCACGGTGGCGGAGGCGCTGCCGTACTCGCTGCTGGGCGTGGCGCTGATCCCGGTGGCGTTGTACCTGGCCGCCGCGCTGGCGAGCCTCCACGCGGCCGTCGCCAAGACACTGCTGTCCGGCGAAGGGCTGAGGCTGGAACTCGTCGAAGTCTCCCGTTCGCGGGAACGCCTCGTCACCGCGTTCGAGGCGGAGCGGCGCCGTATCGAACGCGACCTGCACGACGGGGCGCAGGTGCGGCTCGTCAGCCTCATCCTGCAGCTGGGACTGGCGAAAGTCGAAATGCCGCCCGACTCCCCCGGCAGCGTATCGGTCGCCGCCGCCCATACGCAGGCCAAGCAGCTGCTCACCGAACTGCGTGAGTTCATCCACGATATTCATCCGCAGGTGTTGTCGGACCTGGGGCTGCCCGCGGCGCTGCACGACCTCGCCGACCGCGCCACGACCCCGGTGACCGTGGCCTGCGCCATCCCCGATCGACTGTCCACAGTGGTGGAAAGCGCGGCGTACTTCGTGGTCGCCGAGGCGTTGAGCAACGCCGGAAAACACAGCCAGGCCACCGAAATCCACGTCACCGCGAAGGTCGGCCACGCCACGCTCACGGTCGAGGTCACCGACAACGGCCGCGGCGGCGCGGACACCGCCGCCGGCAGCGGGCTGACCGGGCTGGCCGACCGGACCGCGGCCATCGGCGGCACCCTGTCCCTGTCCAGCCCGATCGGCGGGCCGACCACCGTGCGAGCGGAGTTCCCATGCGGCCAGTGA
- a CDS encoding pyridoxal phosphate-dependent aminotransferase, whose product MTVSRLRHIPGIGVDIIGDAADALADPGVLRLENLDTDLRPPQAALTATHAAIADDAANSYLPFQGHRGLREAAATHVGKIAGRTYDPDTECVSVAGGLNGVLNTLLSTVEPGQEVVLTDPAYAGLVNRIRLAGGVPRFVPAEPAGDAGWSVDPDRLAAAVGPETAAVLIMSPSMPSGLLLDHRHWAALAPVCERHDAWLIYDAAMERIRFDGSPPDHPAAHDGLAGKVITVGSASKELRMIGWRVGWVVGPAAIMADIRLVGLTNVVCQVGLGQQAVAAALTAVDADADIASATAEWRHRAETVLAQLVGYPVVRPHGGWSLLLDTTPLGVSPAELSQRLLRLGKVAATPMSGWGPSGDHYLRLVFANEPAHRLADLRARFEAALG is encoded by the coding sequence GTGACCGTAAGCCGCTTACGTCACATCCCCGGTATCGGAGTGGACATCATCGGTGACGCCGCCGACGCGCTCGCCGACCCCGGCGTCCTCCGCTTGGAGAACCTCGACACCGACCTCCGCCCACCTCAGGCGGCACTCACCGCCACCCACGCCGCGATCGCCGACGACGCCGCGAACAGCTATCTCCCCTTCCAAGGCCACCGCGGCCTGCGTGAAGCCGCCGCGACCCATGTCGGCAAGATCGCGGGCCGTACCTACGACCCCGACACCGAATGCGTGAGCGTCGCGGGCGGGCTCAACGGTGTGCTGAACACCTTGCTGTCCACTGTGGAACCAGGTCAGGAAGTCGTGCTCACCGACCCGGCCTACGCGGGACTGGTCAACCGCATCCGGCTCGCGGGTGGCGTCCCGCGTTTCGTTCCCGCCGAACCGGCGGGGGACGCGGGCTGGAGTGTCGACCCGGATCGCCTGGCCGCCGCTGTCGGGCCGGAGACCGCTGCGGTGCTCATCATGAGCCCCTCGATGCCGTCGGGTCTCCTGCTCGATCACCGGCACTGGGCCGCGCTGGCGCCGGTTTGCGAGCGGCACGACGCCTGGCTCATCTACGACGCCGCGATGGAACGCATCCGCTTCGACGGCAGCCCGCCGGACCATCCCGCCGCGCACGACGGCTTGGCGGGCAAGGTGATCACGGTCGGCTCGGCGTCGAAGGAACTGCGCATGATCGGCTGGCGGGTGGGCTGGGTGGTCGGGCCCGCCGCCATCATGGCCGACATCCGCCTGGTGGGCCTGACCAACGTCGTCTGCCAGGTCGGCCTGGGCCAGCAGGCGGTGGCCGCGGCGCTCACCGCCGTGGACGCCGACGCCGACATCGCGTCCGCGACCGCTGAATGGCGTCACCGCGCGGAGACCGTACTCGCGCAGCTGGTCGGGTATCCGGTCGTGCGGCCGCACGGCGGCTGGTCGTTGCTGCTCGACACCACGCCGCTGGGCGTCTCCCCGGCCGAACTGTCTCAACGGCTGCTGCGGCTCGGCAAGGTCGCGGCGACGCCCATGTCCGGGTGGGGGCCCAGCGGTGACCACTACCTGCGGCTGGTGTTCGCGAACGAACCGGCGCACCGCCTCGCCGACCTTCGCGCCCGCTTCGAGGCGGCGCTCGGCTGA
- a CDS encoding ABC transporter ATP-binding protein: METAQHRAAVELHRVTRRYGTFAALDDVSLTCPAGSWTAVMGPSGSGKSTLLHCAAGLDQVTSGRVLLAGHDITAAPDRALTELRRRTIGFVFQSFNLIGSLTAAQNVAFPAKLAGTRVSTSDIRRALAAVGLADRGGHRPRELSGGQQQRVAIARAMLTRPAVLFADEPTGALDSTSTKVVLELLRAMVRTVGQSIVMVTHDPAVAACADTVVFLADGRVVDSVDRPAPHDVAGRLARLEG; this comes from the coding sequence ATGGAAACAGCACAGCACCGCGCAGCCGTAGAACTGCACCGCGTCACTCGCCGCTACGGCACCTTCGCCGCACTCGACGACGTCAGCCTGACCTGCCCCGCGGGCAGCTGGACCGCCGTCATGGGACCTTCCGGCTCAGGGAAGTCCACCCTGCTGCACTGCGCGGCGGGCCTGGACCAGGTCACCAGCGGACGCGTCCTGCTCGCCGGCCACGACATCACGGCGGCGCCGGACCGCGCGCTCACCGAGCTGCGCCGCCGCACGATCGGGTTCGTGTTCCAGAGCTTCAACCTGATCGGGTCGCTGACGGCCGCGCAGAACGTCGCGTTCCCCGCGAAGCTCGCGGGCACGCGGGTGTCCACAAGCGACATACGACGGGCACTGGCCGCCGTCGGGCTCGCCGATCGCGGCGGGCACCGGCCCCGCGAACTGTCCGGCGGCCAGCAACAGCGGGTCGCCATCGCCCGCGCGATGCTCACCCGTCCGGCCGTGCTGTTCGCCGACGAACCCACCGGCGCGCTCGATTCCACGTCGACGAAGGTGGTGCTGGAGCTGCTGCGTGCGATGGTGCGGACCGTGGGCCAGAGCATCGTCATGGTGACCCACGACCCCGCGGTCGCCGCGTGCGCCGACACCGTGGTCTTCCTGGCCGACGGCCGTGTCGTGGACAGCGTGGACAGGCCGGCGCCGCACGACGTCGCCGGGCGGCTCGCGCGGCTGGAGGGCTGA
- a CDS encoding inositol monophosphatase: protein MNHLPFLDSLLREAAARLPRTPGASTTKPGEPSQVVTAADHEIEELLTTRIRAAYPGYGILGEETGLHGENTRATWVIDPIDGTSNYAAGSPLFGIMAGLLVDGVPVAGGIALPALGEFYLAQCGEGAFRDGTRFRAPAATDLGASLIAYGIDGDSEFAQEDFRIAAVLATRCRGLRMANSCFDLIQVATGAYGASLNRATRIWDSVAPHVLLEEAGITYTDFAGAPLDYTPLARAIDTNFTICTAAPGLHSLLQDVIH, encoded by the coding sequence GTGAACCACCTGCCCTTCCTCGACTCGCTCCTGCGCGAGGCCGCCGCACGGCTGCCCCGCACACCCGGCGCCTCGACGACCAAGCCGGGCGAACCGAGCCAGGTCGTCACCGCCGCCGACCACGAGATCGAGGAGCTGCTGACCACGCGCATCCGCGCCGCCTACCCCGGCTACGGCATCCTCGGCGAGGAAACCGGCCTCCACGGCGAAAACACGCGCGCCACCTGGGTGATCGACCCCATCGACGGCACCAGCAACTACGCGGCGGGCAGCCCGCTGTTCGGGATCATGGCCGGGCTGCTCGTCGACGGCGTGCCGGTGGCGGGCGGCATCGCGTTGCCCGCATTGGGCGAGTTCTACCTCGCCCAATGCGGCGAAGGCGCCTTCCGCGACGGCACGAGGTTCCGGGCGCCGGCCGCCACCGACCTCGGCGCGTCCCTGATCGCCTACGGCATCGACGGCGACAGCGAGTTCGCGCAGGAGGACTTCAGGATCGCGGCCGTGCTGGCGACCCGCTGCCGAGGTCTCCGCATGGCCAACAGCTGCTTCGACCTGATCCAGGTCGCGACCGGCGCGTACGGCGCCTCGCTCAACCGCGCGACGCGGATCTGGGACAGCGTGGCGCCGCACGTGCTGCTGGAGGAGGCTGGGATCACCTACACCGATTTCGCCGGCGCACCGCTCGACTACACCCCGCTCGCCCGAGCCATCGACACGAACTTCACGATCTGCACGGCCGCGCCCGGGTTACATTCGCTGTTGCAGGACGTCATCCACTGA
- a CDS encoding NAD(P)H oxidoreductase, which produces MNRVLLVLAHPRPGSLTGQVAGRVRARLAAAGFDVDFLDLYAEDFDPRMRPEDEPDWANPAKPHSPEVLEHMTRLRLAEHVLVVFPVWWSAPPAILKGWIERTWTYGFAYTDEGSDLTVRSMLWLALAGSSAEQFATAGLDRHLDRQLRVEVAEFCRIKQSRVRVIHDSTDAEDPLVLARIWRTADAIAEEFIGHAAQ; this is translated from the coding sequence GTGAACCGGGTGCTGCTCGTGCTCGCCCATCCGCGCCCCGGCTCGCTGACCGGCCAGGTCGCGGGGCGGGTGCGGGCCAGGCTGGCCGCCGCGGGCTTCGACGTCGACTTCCTCGACCTCTACGCCGAGGACTTCGATCCCCGGATGCGCCCTGAAGACGAACCGGACTGGGCCAACCCCGCCAAGCCGCACTCGCCCGAGGTTCTCGAGCACATGACACGCCTGCGCCTGGCCGAGCATGTCCTCGTGGTCTTCCCGGTCTGGTGGTCGGCGCCGCCGGCGATACTCAAAGGCTGGATCGAACGCACCTGGACCTACGGCTTCGCCTACACGGACGAGGGTTCCGACCTCACCGTGCGCAGCATGCTGTGGCTGGCGCTCGCGGGCAGTTCCGCCGAGCAGTTCGCCACCGCGGGGCTCGACCGCCACCTCGACCGCCAGCTCCGGGTCGAGGTGGCCGAGTTCTGCCGCATCAAGCAGTCCCGGGTGCGCGTCATCCATGACAGCACCGACGCCGAAGACCCGCTCGTGCTCGCCAGGATCTGGCGTACCGCGGACGCCATCGCCGAGGAGTTCATCGGGCATGCCGCTCAATGA
- a CDS encoding NAD-dependent epimerase/dehydratase family protein — protein sequence MSKIVVTGGLGYLGSVLVKRLADRGNEVVVVDNGLVRRMPPDTERVRQVFGDVRDPAGWEEVLRGAAGVVHLAAIAGDAACDLNHELAWDTNYLGTIRVAEACARAGVRRLVFASTCSNYGVSRGEVAEVLSPLNPQSVYAETKVRAEHYLLSRRSDDFAPCVLRFATIHGLSPRMRFDLDVNLMTAQAVLDRKITVHGGKQWRPFVHVSDAAAAATLAVAAKPSRGAEIHNCGSDAENYSLAEVGWTIQQEVGGVELDIRKGVRDPRDYRVGFAQSERALGFRASRHLIDGIRELKNALLAGEYQDFTSTRYSDFLIMRERLGNVTRLAS from the coding sequence ATGTCCAAAATCGTTGTCACCGGCGGGCTGGGGTACCTCGGCTCCGTGCTGGTCAAGCGGCTCGCCGACCGGGGCAACGAGGTGGTCGTCGTGGACAACGGCCTGGTCAGGCGGATGCCGCCGGACACGGAGCGGGTCCGCCAGGTCTTCGGCGACGTCCGGGATCCGGCGGGCTGGGAAGAGGTGCTGCGCGGCGCCGCCGGGGTCGTGCATCTCGCGGCGATCGCCGGTGATGCCGCCTGCGACCTGAACCATGAACTGGCCTGGGACACCAACTATCTCGGGACGATCCGGGTCGCCGAAGCGTGCGCGCGGGCCGGAGTTCGGCGGCTGGTGTTCGCGTCGACCTGCAGCAACTACGGCGTCTCGCGCGGTGAGGTCGCGGAGGTGCTTTCGCCGCTGAACCCGCAGTCCGTCTATGCGGAGACCAAGGTCAGGGCCGAGCACTATCTGCTGTCCCGCCGGAGCGACGATTTCGCACCTTGCGTTCTGCGGTTCGCCACCATCCATGGGCTGTCGCCGCGGATGCGATTCGACCTCGACGTGAACCTCATGACCGCGCAAGCGGTGCTGGACCGGAAAATCACCGTGCACGGCGGAAAGCAATGGCGCCCTTTCGTCCACGTGAGTGACGCGGCCGCGGCGGCGACGCTGGCAGTGGCCGCGAAACCGTCCCGCGGAGCCGAAATCCACAACTGCGGCTCGGACGCGGAGAACTACTCGCTCGCCGAGGTCGGCTGGACGATCCAGCAGGAGGTCGGCGGGGTCGAACTCGACATCCGCAAAGGAGTCCGGGATCCGCGCGACTACCGGGTCGGCTTCGCCCAGTCCGAACGCGCGCTGGGCTTCCGGGCGAGCCGTCACCTCATCGACGGCATCCGCGAGCTCAAGAACGCCTTGCTGGCAGGCGAATACCAAGACTTCACCAGCACGCGCTACAGCGATTTCCTGATCATGCGCGAACGGCTCGGCAACGTGACCAGGCTGGCGAGCTAA
- a CDS encoding aminoglycoside phosphotransferase family protein — MDMEDVSARLVARFGPGVEEWTARIPAFAARLSARWGFVPGELFESGASAVVMRCQWPDGTPAVLKLSPDHELLAKQAEMLRVFAPSGRVPGVLALDTAIGAMALEEVLPGTMAEDLPLPSLPRLWGDLLAALHAVTPPARWPWDLRGRCDESFTRIGRRLAEPAIAARLDRDLWQRATRRCDALLDSQGEPVLLHGDLHLGNALDGGPSRGLIAIDPKACLGDPCFDAVDYVLEGAGHEGVAARSEQVATACGLDGDRLYAWSKAIAPMPAIAHLTYDGPEQAIDELLALAS; from the coding sequence ATGGACATGGAAGACGTCAGCGCGCGGTTGGTCGCTCGATTCGGACCCGGCGTCGAGGAATGGACCGCGCGGATCCCGGCGTTCGCCGCGCGGCTCTCGGCGCGCTGGGGGTTCGTGCCCGGCGAGCTGTTCGAAAGCGGGGCCTCGGCGGTCGTCATGCGCTGCCAATGGCCTGACGGAACGCCCGCGGTGCTCAAACTCAGCCCGGATCACGAGCTGCTGGCCAAGCAGGCGGAGATGCTGCGCGTGTTCGCGCCATCGGGCCGGGTACCGGGCGTGCTCGCGCTCGACACGGCGATCGGGGCGATGGCGCTGGAGGAGGTACTGCCGGGCACGATGGCCGAAGACCTGCCGCTGCCGTCACTGCCACGGCTGTGGGGAGACCTGCTCGCGGCGTTGCACGCGGTCACGCCGCCCGCGCGGTGGCCGTGGGACCTGCGTGGGCGGTGCGACGAGTCCTTCACCCGGATCGGCCGTCGGCTGGCCGAACCCGCCATCGCCGCGCGGCTCGATCGGGACCTGTGGCAGCGGGCGACCCGGCGTTGCGACGCATTGCTCGACAGCCAGGGCGAACCCGTGCTGCTGCACGGCGACCTGCACCTCGGTAACGCGCTCGACGGCGGCCCGTCGCGCGGCCTGATCGCGATCGACCCGAAGGCCTGTCTCGGCGATCCGTGCTTCGACGCGGTCGACTACGTGCTGGAAGGCGCCGGCCACGAGGGCGTCGCGGCGCGCTCCGAGCAGGTCGCGACCGCGTGCGGGCTGGACGGGGACCGGCTTTACGCCTGGAGCAAGGCGATCGCGCCGATGCCTGCCATCGCGCACCTCACCTACGACGGCCCGGAGCAGGCGATCGACGAACTCCTCGCGCTGGCTTCTTGA
- a CDS encoding FtsX-like permease family protein, whose translation MFQLSVSTFRERWELFVGAILSVAVGAALVQASMLVLVATGTPSFPPGTSRQDEDRIREGFVGAATVMGMTAFLALFLAVFIVSSTFAFTVAQRRRDLALLRLTGGSRAQLRALLLSESLLLGLVGSALGVPIGLLAKAAQTWLLIEIGMLPDDFTAPWRGWAVVVAGVAGVGVALAGVFTASLRAAKIRPLEALRETGKAATVMTASRWLLGLSCAGCTVAMVIWAHSANLIGAMLAALGISMLGAVAMSMLSPLVVPLMAWLVPGDSLVRANLRDGVRRGAATAAPLIVLVSLLLGLAGTFGSLAAAGGEEAKRSVDAQFVVTSTGEEAERLPAIDGVAVASRQTTVDITITARKTFYSGIIAVDAADYTRTHHLPPDELAELTGDTVVTGPARHADRISPGDVLEAEAAGLPLRLTVVGGLPETLETGDSFLVPRQILPRQVWSGAPTETFVQVVPGEDPGAVADRIKRAGFEVRTVADWASARASAAQDGNVKILTVLMGLAGLYALMAVVNAVVIAGSERRREFAVARVTGLTRRQVIRTAVAEAVAVAVIGLVLGCVVAAAGLIGIGGAVRQALGVTVVYLPWALLAAVTIGSVLIVTATSAVTAFSATKARPISLVSAKE comes from the coding sequence GTGTTCCAGCTGTCTGTCAGCACGTTCCGCGAACGGTGGGAACTGTTCGTCGGCGCGATACTCAGCGTGGCCGTCGGCGCCGCGCTCGTCCAGGCGTCGATGCTGGTACTGGTGGCGACCGGAACGCCGAGTTTCCCGCCGGGAACGTCCCGTCAGGACGAGGATCGGATCCGCGAGGGGTTCGTCGGCGCGGCGACGGTCATGGGCATGACCGCGTTCCTCGCGCTGTTCCTGGCGGTGTTCATCGTGAGCTCCACCTTCGCCTTCACGGTCGCGCAACGCCGCCGCGACCTCGCGCTGCTCCGCCTCACCGGCGGAAGCCGTGCCCAGTTGCGCGCGCTGCTGCTGTCCGAATCCCTGCTGCTCGGCCTCGTGGGCTCGGCGCTCGGCGTGCCGATCGGACTGCTCGCGAAAGCCGCGCAGACCTGGCTGCTCATCGAAATCGGCATGCTGCCGGACGATTTCACCGCTCCGTGGCGGGGCTGGGCCGTGGTCGTCGCCGGCGTCGCGGGCGTGGGTGTCGCACTCGCCGGCGTGTTCACCGCGTCGCTGCGCGCGGCGAAGATCCGGCCGCTCGAAGCCTTGCGGGAGACGGGAAAGGCCGCGACGGTGATGACCGCGTCGCGCTGGCTGCTCGGCTTGTCCTGCGCCGGGTGCACCGTGGCGATGGTGATCTGGGCACACAGCGCCAACCTGATCGGCGCGATGCTGGCGGCGCTCGGCATCTCGATGCTCGGCGCGGTCGCCATGAGCATGCTGAGCCCGCTGGTCGTGCCGCTCATGGCCTGGCTGGTGCCCGGTGACTCGCTGGTGCGGGCGAACCTGCGCGACGGCGTGCGCCGCGGCGCCGCCACGGCGGCCCCGCTGATCGTGCTGGTCTCGCTGCTGCTCGGGCTGGCAGGCACTTTCGGCTCACTGGCCGCAGCAGGCGGCGAAGAGGCGAAGCGTTCGGTGGACGCCCAGTTCGTGGTGACCTCCACCGGCGAGGAGGCGGAACGGTTGCCCGCCATCGACGGCGTGGCCGTCGCCTCCCGGCAGACCACGGTGGACATCACGATCACCGCGCGCAAGACCTTTTACAGCGGGATCATCGCGGTGGACGCGGCCGACTACACGCGCACGCACCACCTGCCACCGGACGAGCTGGCGGAGTTGACCGGTGACACCGTGGTCACCGGCCCGGCCAGGCATGCCGACCGGATCAGCCCCGGCGACGTGCTCGAGGCCGAAGCCGCGGGCCTGCCGTTGCGGCTCACGGTGGTCGGCGGTTTGCCCGAGACACTCGAAACCGGCGACAGTTTCCTTGTCCCGCGCCAAATCCTGCCAAGACAGGTGTGGTCTGGCGCGCCGACCGAGACCTTCGTCCAGGTTGTGCCGGGAGAGGATCCCGGCGCCGTCGCCGACCGCATTAAGCGGGCGGGCTTCGAAGTGCGCACGGTGGCCGATTGGGCGTCGGCTCGCGCCTCGGCCGCCCAGGACGGCAACGTCAAGATCCTGACCGTCCTCATGGGACTCGCCGGCCTGTACGCGCTGATGGCCGTGGTGAACGCGGTGGTCATCGCAGGCAGCGAACGCCGCCGCGAGTTCGCCGTCGCCAGGGTGACCGGCCTGACCCGCCGCCAAGTGATCCGCACGGCGGTGGCCGAAGCCGTCGCGGTGGCGGTCATCGGGCTGGTGCTCGGCTGCGTGGTCGCCGCCGCCGGACTGATCGGCATCGGCGGCGCCGTCCGGCAGGCGCTGGGCGTGACCGTGGTGTACCTCCCGTGGGCGTTGCTCGCCGCCGTCACGATCGGTTCGGTGCTGATCGTGACGGCGACGAGCGCTGTCACCGCGTTCTCCGCGACGAAGGCGCGGCCGATTTCACTGGTCTCGGCCAAGGAATGA
- a CDS encoding tetratricopeptide repeat protein, translating to MRPLERGVPPAPDGAGCVDEVVRRLRELRAWAGVSEREAHRRVCRARAAREVAELPAFDTVHRCFSTGRKRLNEDLVLEIATALGGDTLQWRQALQGLAGGPAASPNPESLLLQHYWNTAVSAMDRYAPYESHRRPLTHAPAPVFNTRADAIAWLDAERSTLITIAGSHSAEFSALLSQYLEGGCHYRDAATLHATAARSSCPVTRANALRRLSVMRWKTGQYPAALDCLREALALFRACEDLAGEGKALNNLGSLYRRMGRHHEALRCYPRSIMLATDPDAEANARNCLGIVHARLGDHRAAEEQQRLALDLFRDIGNQSGVCRVWCDLGDVLRRTERFDAALRCFPLAMSAAADIGDQVGLGLALARDWLTHTLAGAGAAPERLEQARRIAAETGDCALELEISQGLQG from the coding sequence GTGAGGCCTCTCGAACGGGGAGTGCCACCCGCGCCCGATGGGGCCGGGTGTGTCGACGAGGTGGTGCGACGCCTGCGCGAGCTGCGGGCGTGGGCAGGCGTGTCCGAACGCGAAGCGCATCGCCGGGTCTGCCGTGCCCGTGCCGCGCGCGAAGTCGCCGAGCTGCCCGCGTTCGACACCGTGCACCGCTGTTTTTCCACCGGCCGGAAACGCCTCAACGAGGACCTGGTACTCGAGATCGCGACCGCGCTCGGTGGCGACACGCTCCAGTGGCGCCAAGCACTCCAAGGACTCGCCGGCGGGCCTGCCGCGTCACCGAACCCGGAATCCCTTCTGCTGCAACACTATTGGAACACCGCCGTCTCGGCGATGGACCGCTACGCACCCTACGAGTCACATCGTCGGCCGCTGACCCACGCCCCCGCGCCGGTGTTCAACACCCGCGCGGACGCGATCGCCTGGCTCGACGCCGAACGCTCCACGCTGATCACGATCGCCGGCTCGCACAGCGCCGAGTTCTCCGCGCTGCTGAGCCAATATCTGGAAGGCGGCTGCCACTACCGCGACGCGGCGACGCTACACGCCACGGCCGCGCGGTCGTCCTGCCCGGTCACCAGAGCGAACGCGCTACGCCGGCTCAGCGTGATGCGGTGGAAGACCGGGCAGTATCCGGCCGCGCTGGACTGCCTGCGAGAGGCTTTGGCACTGTTCCGCGCCTGCGAAGACCTTGCGGGAGAAGGAAAGGCGCTCAACAACCTGGGCAGCCTGTACCGGCGGATGGGCCGTCACCACGAGGCGTTGCGGTGCTATCCGCGGTCGATCATGCTCGCCACCGATCCCGACGCGGAAGCCAACGCCCGCAACTGCCTCGGCATCGTCCACGCCAGGCTCGGCGACCACCGGGCCGCCGAAGAGCAGCAGCGCCTCGCCCTCGACCTGTTCCGCGACATCGGCAACCAATCGGGCGTTTGCCGGGTGTGGTGCGACCTCGGCGACGTGCTGCGCCGCACCGAAAGGTTCGACGCGGCGCTGCGTTGCTTCCCGCTGGCGATGTCCGCCGCAGCGGACATCGGCGACCAGGTCGGCCTTGGCCTGGCGCTGGCCAGGGACTGGCTGACGCACACGCTGGCAGGCGCCGGGGCAGCACCGGAGCGGCTCGAACAAGCCCGGCGCATCGCGGCGGAGACCGGCGATTGTGCCTTGGAACTCGAGATCAGCCAAGGACTCCAAGGCTGA